The following DNA comes from Planktothrix sp. FACHB-1365.
ATGTTTATCCTGTTTTAACCAGAGAATAATATCTTTTTTTGCTTTTTGATAACTGACTAAACCGCCTCGATGAACTGCGGTTCTTGTTCGTTTCGTTGTAATACGATGGACATCAGTGCTAATATTAAAATAGCCTAAATGCTCTGTTAAAATTGTATTGACAAATTCCTCTTCTGTTTGACCTTCAGCAATAATATGTAAGCGGATCATCACTTGGGTCTTCCTCCCAAAACATTTTTATTCCAAAGTTCCGATAA
Coding sequences within:
- a CDS encoding DUF4276 family protein, encoding MIRLHIIAEGQTEEEFVNTILTEHLGYFNISTDVHRITTKRTRTAVHRGGLVSYQKAKKDIILWLKQDKHPEARFTTMCDLYALPNLLNELFKLFLVMRVQKCLLHL